AGGAACCTTGAAACAACATGCTAGGAACTTGCACCAAATCTCCAGCTGCATCTGGATTTGATGAAAGGAGAAGACCAACAGCAAACATCGAAAATGATAGCACAGCACCAGCAAAGGGACCCGCAAGTGATATGTCTACTTGTGTACTTCTATCAGGAAGGAGGGATTTAAACTACAACAGACAACCATGGATCAGCATTTACATGCATACTAAAACACATTAACGGACTTCAGTCTAACCGACATGTTTTAGCATGTGATATGTTTAATAGCAATAAATAGAGAGTTAAAAGATACTGTCGATGGCTCAATTTGGATAGTAAAGGAACACACTGTATTTACAGGTTccattattataaattaaatactcaCAAATCTCTGTTAAAAGTTTGGATAAATAGAGCCACAAATAATACAAGCATGTGATTGTAATTGCTCCAGCATTCAGACAGCAGTTGCAGACTCAATACAAAAGTGACAGGCTGGAGGAATTAGATAATCTCACCTGAGTAATAGCACCAAAGCTGCCAAGTGTGATGTGGGGAATGAAGAAAGGAATGCCTAATTTTACTTGTTTGGGAAATGCAGCTAAAAAGTGTCCAACCTCCTGCACATAGCAATATCCATCAGGCATAAATTTAATGTATACAAAAGTTCAAGAAGCAAAAAGGAAGTTGCTGGAATTGTATAAGAATCTGTAGAGAGAGAGttacacaaaataaattaagtgaATCGTGAATCTGCAACTCAGCACTAGCAGTCATCACATGGCATTGGCAGGTAATTCTGCTTGTAAAGCAATTTAGAGTAAAAACTGATATTGTGTATAATGGCAGGTACTTCTGCTTGTACAGCATTTTAGagtaaaaactaatattatgtATGAAAATGGATTGCTTGAATCCGCAAACTAACTAAACCTTTTGACTACTGACATACATTGCCGATAGTGAGTCAGTCAACATAGTGACAAAAATATCAGATTGATTGATGTAACCTTATGACAGATTGTATAATAGTATTTTTGAAACTATAGGATTTAGGTAAAGGAGAAAAATAAGAGGATAGAAACTTGGAATAATAGGAGATTAATTTGCTTCTATTTTATTAGAATAATGACCAATTAGCCATCATTTTCATCACAGTACTACACAACTTATTTGTACGAATATAAACTTACTTGTTTAAGTCGAGTGAAAAGTAGGGTGTTTAGATTGCTCAGATCGATCATGTGAAATGTCTAAAAGAAAGTAAGTATAGTAAAAGCTAGAGACTAGAGTCACAGACTGTGTTCTGAAAACTCGTTCCAATTTTTCATAATGCtgaaaaagtaaataaatttgaattttattgcaactatatattataaacagtcaaatgcaaaaaataaagaaaaaggtaCAAATGAATTCTTACATGAAAAAGAAGAACCCCCAAGACACCATATGCTAGAGGCAACGCTGATTCAAAATATGGATATAGCATCTCCATATCTGGGGCTTCAGTATAGCTGGCATCCGTCAAGAATTTCACAAGTTCTGGGGGGAGTCTGGTGATCTGATTAATCAAAAGCAAGGCATCAATGAAATACATAGACATGACAGACAGGATGGTAAGGCATTGATGCATTCGATGACATTTAGATAGACTATAGAAAGAGTGTTGTTTACAAACATACGCGAATCACAACCTGATTTTCAAGTATTATTAATAACCAACCAACCTACCTGAGATGCAATTCCTAGCTCCACTGAGGTACCAATAGTGAGAAGAAACAACAAAGATGCAATGACATATTGAAAAAGTGTTGTTGCCTCTGGCTCAGAAACCTCCTTCCGCAGCAAACCAAAGCTAACACGTGGACCACCCCTTGGATCAAGACTCTCTGAATCAGGTTCCTCCACCATAAAAAGGTTGTACTTATCGCCGGTGGCCTCAACTAGCCGATTTTGGAGTATGGAAAAAACATCCTCTCTCTTTCCCCTTAAATTGCCAATGAAAAGAATGCCTTCCCCTAGTTCCCCAAAAGGCTCCTCTTTCGTCACCCAAAAGGTCGAATAACCAAAAAGCTTATCCTTAATTTTCTTTACATCGGCAGGATCAACCTTCTCGGGTCCAAGGAGTTCCATGAGTTTAAAAGAATCAACTTGAAAATTGTTGTATGCAGATCCAAGTGAGGACAGAGATGACTGAAAAGGTAAAATGATAGAAACATGGGCATCATGAATGACAACAGACAATTATTACGCTTAAAAATGCAACATAACACATTGATCAGTGGGTTTTAAGAACATGTGCATCATTAaaagttagtttacaaaatagAAGTTaccataaaaaccaaaaaagaatAATAGACAACAACATTGACAAATCTTTGCTCAGCTTCTTTCTGGTAGAAGGGTGGTGGTATTAGTTTAAAGCTATGTAGCACCGAAACTTCATATTTAAGGCGTGTACGTGTCCAACATGACACCAACACATGCGTGTGGTTAATTCAATCACATCTATTTTTTCAGATTATTACTAGTGCCTATGTGTCAGTCATTTCCAGTATTTACGATTACCAAACAGAGAGGATTCCTCTGCCACCCCCTCCATTGAAATACCCCCTCTCCCTTGAACTAAACAAACGAACAACAAGTCTTGTACATTACCCCAAATGCATGATAGTAATTAACTAACATAACTAACTAGTTAACTGAGACTCTAACAGTTTCTAACTACATCAAACACAATAATTCAATCcattaaacaaaataaagtataaaaaaGTACCCTTTGAGAAGTGGAAGGGGTTGTTGATTTATCAGAATTGAAGCCTCTATCTTCATCAGGCAACACAGTTGTTACATTGGATTTAGaatcgttgttgttgttgttgttgttgttgttaccATTTTCAACTTCACCATCAACACCATCTTTGTTGTTGATTGAAAAACACCTAAACCTATCGAAATGAACGTGCTTCAACTTTCCCCATTTGGATAAGTCTGAGTTGAACCGGTGGCACTGAATTTTGTTCCTGAATGTATGGCGAACCGGTTTGAACCGGAATTCTGAGTTTAGAGGAACTGAACTGCAATTTGTTAGAGTCCCCATTTTTGAgcggaggaagaagatgaaatgAACAAAACGACGTCGCGTTTCAGTAGGATGGGTTCGACACCATAACACAGTCCTTTCTCAGCCTCTAAGAACGAAACACGACAACACCAAACGGAACGAACGGATATTTTAAGTTTAACACtcaattaaaattatttcatttcTTGAAATTtagtgttagaaataatataaaaccattaatatggctctatcctaacacgtaaggttttgggataatcggttatttaacatggtatcagagcctctatgactaagtggtttAGAGTTCGATctccgctcccctcactttctaattaaaaagtggaatttaagcatatggtaggtggacctatacattat
This genomic interval from Trifolium pratense cultivar HEN17-A07 linkage group LG6, ARS_RC_1.1, whole genome shotgun sequence contains the following:
- the LOC123891569 gene encoding probable zinc metalloprotease EGY1, chloroplastic, whose amino-acid sequence is MGTLTNCSSVPLNSEFRFKPVRHTFRNKIQCHRFNSDLSKWGKLKHVHFDRFRCFSINNKDGVDGEVENGNNNNNNNNNDSKSNVTTVLPDEDRGFNSDKSTTPSTSQRSSLSSLGSAYNNFQVDSFKLMELLGPEKVDPADVKKIKDKLFGYSTFWVTKEEPFGELGEGILFIGNLRGKREDVFSILQNRLVEATGDKYNLFMVEEPDSESLDPRGGPRVSFGLLRKEVSEPEATTLFQYVIASLLFLLTIGTSVELGIASQITRLPPELVKFLTDASYTEAPDMEMLYPYFESALPLAYGVLGVLLFHEVGHFLAAFPKQVKLGIPFFIPHITLGSFGAITQFKSLLPDRSTQVDISLAGPFAGAVLSFSMFAVGLLLSSNPDAAGDLVQVPSMLFQGSLLLGLISRATLGYAAIHAATVPIHPLVIAGWCGLTIQAFNMLPVGCLDGGRSVQGAFGKGALMVSGLTTYTLLGLGVIGGPLSLAWGFFIIFAQRTPEKPCLNDVTEVGTWRQTFVGIAIFLAVLTLLPVYDELADELGIGLVNTF